GTGAGGTGAGGCGTGTGGAGGCGTGAGGAGAGacgtgtggaggtgtgaggtgtggaggcatgAGGTAAGACGTGGAGGCGTGAGGTGAGGCGTGTGGAGgcgtgaggtgtggaggtgtgaggtaaGACGTGGAGGCGTGAGGTGAGGCGTGTGTAGGCGTGacgtgtggaggtgtgaggtgtggaggtgtgaggtaaGACATGGAGGCGTGAGGTGAGACGTGTGGAGgcgtgaggtgtggaggtgtgaggtaaGACATGGAGGCGTGAGGTGAGGCGTGTGGAGGCGTGAGGAGAGacgtgtggaggtgtgaggtgtggaggcgtGAGGTAAGACGTGGAGGCATAAGGTGAGGCGTGTGGAGgcgtgaggtgtggaggtgtgaggtaaGACGTGGAGGCGTGAGGTGAGGCGTGTGGAGgcgtgaggtgtggaggtgtgaggtaaGACGTGGAGGCGTGAGGTGAGGCgtggaggtgtgaggtgaggCGTGTGGAGGCGTGAGGTAAGACGGGCCTCCACAGAAGCAGAAGAGCTGGCTGCTTTAGAGAAAAGAGTCTTtgtgcttctctccctcccagttgATTAAAGCTCTACTTTATCTGGCCCATGCTTTCAATTAGAGGCCCTGGCACCAGCCCAAGCCTGCATGAAGATAACCATGGCAATGAGATAACCATGGCAATAAGAAGTGATTAatgcagggtgtgtttgtgctgccCCTCCCCAATGCTGTTTCActgcattgttttgttttaatatcCTGTTTTGGTACCAAAACCTACGTCTGGGAATGCTTTCAaaatggccgtgtgtgtgtgtgtagaatctATGTATCTGTAATATCCGCACATGGCAGCTCATTAAGGAAGCGGGTGGAAGATCCCTGGTAAGATTTGCTTTGTGTGTCTTGTAAAGCATAGCAGGTGTTGGCCACTTGTGATCATCCCCATCTGAACTACATGAGTGATTAGAGCAGACTGGCAATACCAGAGTAATCACTCCCAGACCCAGGGGTTCACTCCCAGACAGCGCTAATGGCTTTCCAGTCATCTGTAATCAAAAGAACGGTCCAGGAACAATGTTTTTGCTCAATTAACATCAAATCAATCTATGCTTTCCTTAGCTTTCAACATCAATTAGCTTTACGGGAGAAGCCAAATCAATCTATCATCCTCAAGTAAACCCATGAAGGTTTAGAGGGGGTTAGGTTGTTTCTGATTATACTGTAGTATATGCGAAACAGTGGCAGGCAACATGGGGTTTAATCATTACTCAAGCAAACAAGGCCAAAACAGAGACAGTAACCGCAAATGTTTCCCAAACTAGTTTATTCAGAACGCAGGACCCAAATCAACTTACTTTCAAGTGAACAATTAAATCAATCAAATTAAATCGGTGAACAATGCAAACACAAATGCAAGAACACCAAATTACATATTGTTCAATATGGCATATAACAGAGCAAAACGTTTTTTAAGTGTCTTTATGATAGACAAAACAGGTTTGTGCCTCTAACACCAACATCATAAGAAATCAAACCACACCAATGTTTGACCCGTTTTCGTTTTAGTCCCAAAACTGACTATTTATCGCCATCTACTGGACTACTGCAAACATTTCACACGGAAAACAACCTTTCACAGGGTGGGTTATTTTAGGTGTTTCTGAAGGATCTGAAGGACAggctgagaggtgaggtgagagccaggggcctgtggaggagggagccCCTCCCCAAGCCAGGGACATCCCCAGGCAGGGTGCTGGAGACCAGGGGCTGGACCAGCCCTtcctggggagggcaggggaccaggctgggtcttGAGCCAGGAGAGGCCCCTGCCATCTTCCCTGGAGAGACAGGGGCTTTCTGGGTACCTCCAGGGCCCTCTGTGGGGACTTGTGCCTGGAGACAGAGGCCTTGTCCAAGGGCAGGGAAGGCTGGCAGGGAGGGTGACGCTCCACTCTGCAGGGGCCTCCCTCTGCCCATTGTGTCCAGGACTATCTCCATGAGGCCCAGGCCTCCAGCTGGAGCCGCAGGGCTGGTCGTGGACAGCTGTTTCCTGAGGATCTGCCTGGCCTCCAGGGCTGGGGTCGCTGGGTTCAGGACAGGGGGCAGGCCAGAGGCTGTCCGGATGTCTCTGGGCTGGAGACGGTCCACTGGGGCCTGGAGCCCTGACGCTGTGGGCTGGGGTTTCAGGGCCGGGGTAGCAGGGCGGTGTGGTAGGGTCTGggctggaggggcaggggggtgtggtggggtctgggctggaggggcaggggggtgtggtggggtctgggctggaggggcaggggggtgtggtggggtctgggctggaggggtaggggtgtgtggtggggtctgggctggaggggcaggggggtgtggtggggtctgggctgaggggtgggtgtgggccCGGGGGTTGGAGCGCTGCAGCAGGCCCTGCTCGGTGACGGGGTACAGCTCCAGGGCTCTCTCCTGCCGCTGCCGACGGCTCCACTCCAGCTCCCTCAGCTCCCCAGGAAGCTCCAGCACACagctctgtccacacacacagacacacacacagatacacacacagacacacacacagatacacacagacacacacagatacacccacacacacacacacacagatacacacacagatacagacacacacacatatacacacacagatacagacacacacacacacacagatacacacacacagatacacacacacacagatacacacacatagaccagTCTTGCGTCAGATGTtcacatttcatttcattttccaaaaacgtgtgtgtgtgtgtgtaacttacAGTGCCGATGTGCTGAGTGTGGACAGGCTCCTGGCGGCTGGCTCTCAGGTAGGAGTCCACCAGGCCTGTGTAGTCGGCCATGAGCGCGTCCAGCAGCACCAGCCTGAGAGGCAGTAAGTGCACCACCCCCAGAGCCATGACCTTCAGCAGGGCCACGGGGCAGGGCCGCACGTACCACACCTCAGAGTCCtcctggaccacacacacacacacacacacacacacaccatgggtaTCCAGGTCTGTCTGCTGGGCACATGCTGTCCTGGTCCTGAGTTGTACCTGAGTTGTACCTGCGTGATCTGGGACCTGATCCTGAGGGAGGCCAGGCCAGAGGGAGGCATCTGGAGGTGGAGGCTCACCACTTCCTGCAGGGTGCTCACCCTGTCCGGGAGAGAGCCCCCGCTCTCTGAGTAGAAGCACATCACATCCGCCACCTGCAGACACGCCCGCATGGatcaggagaggggagaggacgagagacatCCAGACTGCTCAGGTAAGGACGATGGATGGATTCGAAAGACAcgtaaaaaaaaattgcaagTCATCAGATGTACCTGTGTGTCAAACACGTTGGTGAGGTTGACTCCAAACTGAGCCAATAGACATGCAGTGATGCTCCTGCAGTCATGGGTGACCTGGAAAGAGTGCGCAACAGGAATACAATgctgcttacatttacatttagtcatttagcggacaatcttatccagagcaacttacagtaagtacagggacattccccccgaggcaagtagggtgaagtgccctgcccaaggacacaacgtaattttgctcggccgggaattgaactggcaaccttctgattaatagcccgactccctaaccgctcagccatctgactccctcagccatctgactcccttactaAACAAATTAATAAACTGACTGTGATATTGATTTGAATTTTTTTATTACTATTTTTTGCTCAAATAATAGTCCCTTggaatcagaatcgagtattcaacaAAGCTGTGTAATACATACATTAGCAGCTTACTGCATTCACCTTCAGGATATGCTTATTCTCCAGGATCATGGAAAGGCCATTCTTGAAAGCTCTAACTCCAAGCAACAGGATGTCGAACAGGTACACTTTGTTCTTGGTGGCTATCTGAACAGAGTGGAGAGGATTTGTAGAATATGAAGAGTAATAAAGTTCTTCTTCTCACTCATGTTTAATCTCGGTGATTCCAGGaatatttctgtctttctctggcacacgcacgcacgcacgcacgcacgcacgcacgcacgcacgcacgcacgcacgcacgcacgcacactttaCCTGTAACCAACAGAGTCTCTCATGCTGGAAAGCCCCAACTCCATCAGCTCCTAAGCCAATCACCTGTTGTTTCCGGATGTGCATCACCTTTGAGTTGAGATTTCGACCAGGTTGATGGTTAGACGTCATTCTACTGCCTACCATTTTTGTAAGTTGTGTAAAAGTTGTTATTGTAACAAAATATTAATAGATCTACTCACTGCAGGCCCAAACTTCTCATGAAACTCTTCAATGACCACAAAGTCAACATAATTCtcctcattatcatcatcatctagGGAAAGAATAATTGGTTGACATGTGAATCTTTTACACATTCATTGATTCATTGAATGATTAGTTAACCTTAACCAGAGACTGTACTGTGAGCCTCACCCAGTCTGAAGTTCTTCCTATAAGGCTGAAACTCTGCCACGGTCAGGTGACCTTCTGCTCTATGTTCACTGGCTTCCCTGcaccatacatttacatttagtttagTAACGGCCAGGTGCTTATATATAGCCTAACGTAACAAGGTTGGTTCGTACAATCATGCCTACTCACTCAACAACACAAGCGACTTACCCCTTGTCACTCTTTGATGCATGGGGAAATTCCACTGCAAAATCGTTAGCTAGATTAGAAAATGCAACGAAACATTGCTCTTTTGCTTGCCTGATAGACTAGCAAGACAGAACAAATATGCCCCGTCACCTTACCATTTAGTATTTCATGTCCAAAGAAAAGTTTCACACCAGGgaacttcctccctctcttgacATCAACAACTGAAACAtaaaaaactgtaatttcaGTTTGCTAGCTAGTGTTTGTTACTTATGAGGCAAGAGGGTAACTAGCTAGTAGCTAACTATCGAGATTTTGAGCTAGCTCTTGTGTGCATATTGCTAATTGATTCATGGGTTTAATTTGTTACCTTCATCCAAAACTACTGTTTTGTTGAGGTTTATCCGCTGCACGACGCCAATGAAAGTCGCTGTTTTGAGTGTTATTTTTATTTGCTTTCTTTTAAAGCTGTCTAGAAATTGGAAGTCGTCCATGGTCATTTTGGCCCACCTTGCGTACCCTAGTACTTAGATTATCGCTTAATCGTGACAGTGTATAGTATAGACAGTTAACTAGACCAAGCAACAAAGCTGCTTAAAGATGGCGCCCCCAGTCATTTGTATTGAAAGGCCTCGATAGAGCAATGAGGCCAGCAAAGAGATACGGACCGTGCCGTCTTGACCTGCTGCTGGTTCTTTCGGTTATGCGCAGGGGAGGCTCGTGCAATCTCGCAACAAGCTGGCTACACGTCATACTGTGCGACAACCAGCCGCGAGCATGTAAACTTGAATTGCAGTAATCAGAAaactggcagaatggggtacaaatcCGATCTAAAGCAGATATCATGTGAACTTCCATGAAAATATGTGCTATCAGTACTGTATACATAGTATTCCTTTGACTTAATTTTTAGAAATATAGACTAggcctattctagatggaactgaCCACAatacgttgttctttttgcttcgtgttcgaggcaacttttcttgacgtaagctAAGCAAACAAATGGAGTAGCATGCCTGCAGAGCCGGAGAGGGGTAGTCGGGTAGCCACCACCTAATCGGAAATataataccaccaagatccagcGGGGtcattgggggagggggggggggcagggtacaGTAGTTACCAACCTCTCGATCCTGACTACTTTACTCTTCAAACTGCACGTCCTTGGAACTTTCAAAAACCTCaagaaacctttttttaaatgtatgtgtTAAACCTTTCTAAACGTTTTTCCCAATCTTTCCAAAGTttttctcccacacacagagaggggagagtatGAGAAGCCTAAATAGTCAGCTGTAAATATGACTTGACCCCAAAAAAATTCTAACAAAAGGTTTCTCAGTGGTTTACAGTAGTATCAGATGTACTTAAAAACATACTAAAAGTTTACCAAAGTTTAACTCCAAGAAAGGCCCCATTTTCAAATGGCGGCCGTTAGGTCGTTAATGTATTCATCCTTCCGTTTGAAGGATATTCCAAAAACAGGTTTTCCAATCATCTTTTCAATTAATTATCTCATTGCCAACAGTCTCAAACTCATGCACATTCACCTCCTTTTTGGCAACAACACCAGTTTCAATGTTTCTCAGAGATAGGTCTGGAGAGAATGGTGTGCAAACGCTAAGCTTTTCCTTGATCTTTTCTAGATCAGTGTCTTCTGAATTGCTGAAAATTGTGAATTTAGTTGGGTTTAGTAAATTGACCACCTTTATACTCAAAAACATCTATAGAGGATGCATTACTTTTATGTATTACCTTATTCAAATAGAAATGAGTGACCATTTTAGAGGGTTCATACACAGGCCTGGTATGTGTCCAAAAACACGTACTGAGTAGGAGTTACATGACATAGGCTAAATTGTTTACATCTCTGGTTCACCCCAAACAAAGATAAAACCTTACAGTAATCTCACAAAATCATGTATTCCATAAGTATGTAATCATGTCAGTGCAATTTAGACAAGTCCAATGGATTCATAGACCCAGAAAACATGGGGTTAGACACCAAGATTACTTGGCTAGGTCAAATAATGAAGGAGTTGGGATATTTTAAGGGCTTTCTTCCCATCTTGGACACCATCTTGAAAATTACATCTTTCTAGTGGTCAAACTTTGGTAAACTTTTAGTATGTTATTAAGGACACCTAATACTACAAAAAAACAGCTGAGAAACCTTTTGTGAGAATTGTTTTAGgttagatgtttgtttttttcatatATGCAGCCGCCTAAAAACAGAGTAgagcaaaacaaaaatgttcaacgtttcaaaacgtttttttctcATCTTTTTTTCGATTTGTTTTCAACcgaactttttttcaaaactttttacgaaaaatattttttcaacctttagaaacttttttcgaaaatattttttttcagaaatattgtttaaacctttcaaaacgttgttttcgaaaatatttttgcaacctttaaactttttttacacagacacccacacataatacacccacacagattcctggcttCATAATTAGATGTGCTTACACACTATGTTGCAACATGGCTACAGATCCTAGCCTACTGCATTTCTGTAAACTCTGAGGTAAAGTAATGCGGTTCCTGTTGGGTGGAGATTATCATATGGATAGGGAACAAGAGCGGCTTCAATTCTTCACTTCTACAACCACTCTGTTGAAGAGCAACAACAGAAGGTATGTCAGACATGTGACTGTTTCAGCACTGTTTCATGGCAAATATTGTGAGGTATTGGCTATTCTAATGTTTAAATATATAGTGTCAAGTGAAAAGGTGTGTTAGTTGTAATATATTCACCTCGATACATATGGTAGTTATGATATCTTCAGAGATAAAAGTTTTAAGCATTTAACTCAAACTGAGTTTTGAGTGGCCTCTTCAATAAACATGAAGTGAAACTTGACTTCAACCACATGATGGCAGGCCTGAGGCATTTTTGCAAATTATAGAaatgtaaaactgttggttcaaacacaaatacaatagTGGGTAAATCTCACCTATAATCACATTGTAAAGCACATTATAAAGTATCTTACACTGATTTAGAGGATATAGCCATCTTGTGGCTGATCCTAGTTCTTAGGATTATCTCACAACAGACACCAATGTTGTGGTCTTCATATAGTGCCCTATCAGTTTCAGACAAACTGTCTAGAGGAAGTGGTTGTCTAATCTATGGGAGTAGGCCAGGGGAGTGTTCACTGATAATGTTTCTGTGGAGCTGTTATTCCCTGATTTGACCAACACAATACAATGACTGTGCCTATGTCAACATTGGAACTGGCAGTTTCACATTGTACTCACCCTCCAGAGCATACACAGAGGCAGTGGAATAATCATACAGTAGATAAAACGTATAAAACAATACATTTTACTAGCAGGGGGATaggcatagctcagtggtagaacatctgATTGCAGATcaacaggttcaaatccccctgtatGCCTCTTTGGACAAAAGTTTCTGCTGAATGAAAACATTACAACCAACACCTAATATGGATTTGAAGGGAGAAAGCAGGGATGTCTGGCCCTGCCTGACATGGACACATCCTATCTCACCCATGTGCACCACATCTGTCCGGACAAGTAAGAAAGGAGCTCATCCAAGGAAACAGGCGATGACAGGCTGAAACAAGTCAAACTAGACCAGAAAACTGCCTTTTTAAAGCCCCACCTCTCCTGCTCAGCAGCACACTGTTGGAGTTCATGTTTTGATGTTTTGGGACTTGCTCGGTGCCAATTCATATTCTTTCCCTTCTATCTAGACCTTTTTGGTACTCATTTCAATGTAGAATTGTAGGCTTATACAATATTTACTTAGCATACATGAAAATAGTGGGCGGAATACCTGAACAAGAAATTGGGAGAAAGTgggtggtcttttttttttttttttttaccttctgTGCATATATTATTGAGCAATGGCATTGCAAGCATCCCCAAAACAACTTTTGTTCAATTGACTTTccgcccacacagacacagcacgaTGCATCTTAATTTCGTGTCATCCTCATTGACAAGTCAGAACAATGGTGAGCTCATCGCGGGCGAACGGCCGCTCTGTGAAACAAGCACGCAATGAAGTGCGCTCATCGAAGAGGACAGATGGATAGTCTCGTTCAGCCACTTGTTGCCCAGTATCTGGCTATGGGATATCAATCTAAGGAAAATAACCAACATGGAAATACAGTAGGAATGACTGGGAAGGAAAAAGAACATCCGTAAGTTTGACTGAAAATGTTTACCAAGAAGGCTATAACATTCTGTACAGTTTATTTACGCAAAACCTCCGCTAAAACGTTAGCTACTTATTCTTTATCtttattgtgttttttctctGCATGTTTTTAAGttcgagttttaagttcatatCTTCAATAACTTTGCAGATATGGTTGAAATGCCAGTGCGTAAAAAGCAGTAATCTTGTACTCCAAATTTACTTCGAAAGTCTTGTTGTCTTGATTTGAGATGATGCATGTTTTTATCTTCATGTCGTTTTTTTTTGGAAGCGGCATAGTTTAAAAAGTTAAAGGAAATCTTGATATAGTGGTTCCCACAATAGAAATCTGCAATTAAAAAAGACTGTAAGGAAGGATATAACAAATGTGACCGTTTTAATGTGTTAACATTTTCAATCAACACTGTTTTGAGTACACTTCACAGAGCGTATAAATGTCATTATACGCTCAGACATTTTTGGTCTTAGACAACGTTAAGAAAAGCTTTTAAAAATTGCCTTTATTTAATTTGAAAGAACGAAAAACAATTTTGACTaccatccaacacacacacacacacacacacactcacagacacatattCGTCTTAAAACCtatttttattctttggctTTCGAGTCAGTTTAGGGACACTCGTGCTTACTGtaattgtgtttgtctgttgttcttatttattgttgttttgcctTATTTGATGATTTTGTGCAGCactttggtccgcattgcctgttttgaaatgtgctctataaataaaactgacttgacttgacgcacacacacacacacacacacacaaaccctccccctcctctcccctcaccccccccccccccccctctcctgtgtctGTCCTCCAGACACCTCTCTCCTGGATGTGCCTCCAGGTCCAGGGCTTCTCCTCCTGCTTGCCCTCCCAAGTTCCTCAAGCCCAGCCTGGCCCAGGTGACCCAGGGGAAGGTGATGATGTCTCTGGGAAATGTCACCAAGGGAGCCAGCTGGGAGGAACTCATCCAGGCCTGTCTTCAGACCTTTGGTATGTTGTAACGCTTCAAGCTTCTCATATACTGGTTAGCTTGTCCCGtaaagtgtctgtgtttgtgaataTCAGCTGATTTATTCCTGTGATTTATTTAAGCGGACGGTTTTTATACTTTGAAGatgactgttgttgttgtacatTGTTCCTGTGTTGTTCCTTGGCCCCCTGTGGTGGCAGGCTGAGCCTCAGGCGATCTGAGGACTGTTGTGCATTTCATGGAGGCATAAGgtttttctgtatttttattGGACGTTGGTCACACAGTAGGTTTTACAGTCCATGGTATTTCACACGGCGATGCTGATGAAATGTTGCTCAGAATTCAGATGTTTTCACTTTGAGGATGTTCAGCACCTGCAACAGTACAGGGATTGTTTATCTTTGCAATAACAATGCTAAAATCCAGTGGCAGTGAATGACATGAGTTTAAAACATGGATTAATATTTATGACCACACATGCCTCGGTCTAAGCTCTCCTGTGCCTACATG
The Osmerus mordax isolate fOsmMor3 chromosome 9, fOsmMor3.pri, whole genome shotgun sequence genome window above contains:
- the LOC136949019 gene encoding piRNA biogenesis protein EXD1-like, with product MHQRVTRDDDDNEENYVDFVVIEEFHEKFGPAVMHIRKQQVIGLGADGVGAFQHERLCWLQIATKNKVYLFDILLLGVRAFKNGLSMILENKHILKVTHDCRSITACLLAQFGVNLTNVFDTQVADVMCFYSESGGSLPDRVSTLQEVVSLHLQMPPSGLASLRIRSQITQEDSEVWYVRPCPVALLKVMALGVVHLLPLRLVLLDALMADYTGLVDSYLRASRQEPVHTQHIGTSCVLELPGELRELEWSRRQRQERALELYPVTEQGLLQRSNPRTPPHPPAPPAQTPPHPPAPPAQTLPHRPATPALKPQPTASGLQAPVDRLQPRDIRTASGLPPVLNPATPALEARQILRKQLSTTSPAAPAGGLGLMEIVLDTMGRGRPLQSGASPSLPAFPALGQGLCLQAQVPTEGPGGTQKAPVSPGKMAGASPGSRPSLVPCPPQEGLVQPLVSSTLPGDVPGLGRGSLLHRPLALTSPLSLSFRSFRNT